The following are from one region of the Cloacibacterium sp. TD35 genome:
- a CDS encoding nitroreductase family protein — protein MKTFEEIVNYRRSVRHYQNVEIDAEKVKHCIELATLSPNSSNMQLWEFYHVTEPEVLKKLAVACLSQEAATTAKQMVVFVTRQDLHRKRAKKMAELETQNVLKNTPPEKQEKRIKRWQMYYGKVMPFLYSKFLGILGVFRKISVIVIGIFRPITYQVSENDARVVVHKTCALAAQTFILAMSNEGYDTCPMEGFDSRRVKKILNLPFGAEVNMIVSCGIRDEKGVWGDRMRVPFEEVYKRF, from the coding sequence ATGAAAACTTTTGAAGAAATAGTTAATTACCGCCGCTCTGTAAGGCATTATCAAAACGTAGAAATTGATGCAGAAAAGGTGAAGCATTGTATAGAATTGGCTACTTTATCGCCCAATTCTTCTAATATGCAACTGTGGGAATTTTACCATGTTACAGAGCCAGAAGTTTTGAAAAAACTGGCTGTTGCTTGTTTAAGTCAGGAAGCAGCAACTACAGCAAAACAAATGGTAGTTTTCGTGACGAGACAAGATTTGCACAGAAAAAGAGCCAAAAAAATGGCTGAGTTAGAAACTCAAAACGTCTTGAAAAATACGCCTCCCGAAAAACAAGAAAAACGCATCAAGCGTTGGCAAATGTATTACGGAAAAGTAATGCCGTTTTTATATTCTAAATTTCTAGGAATTCTGGGAGTTTTTAGAAAAATTTCAGTAATTGTGATTGGGATTTTCAGACCGATTACGTATCAGGTTTCTGAAAATGATGCGAGAGTCGTGGTGCATAAAACTTGTGCTTTGGCGGCGCAAACCTTCATTTTAGCGATGAGCAATGAAGGTTATGATACTTGTCCGATGGAAGGTTTTGACAGCAGAAGAGTGAAAAAGATTCTCAATTTACCTTTTGGTGCAGAAGTCAATATGATTGTTTCTTGCGGAATAAGAGATGAAAAAGGAGTTTGGGGCGATAGAATGAGAGTTCCTTTTGAGGAAGTTTATAAAAGATTTTAA
- a CDS encoding S41 family peptidase, which translates to MKKIAFLLFILTLNSCISVKKYNERLETPISSEKLKQDIDYTYLKLQKLHPTLYSYIPKEKLDYKFDSLKNTIREPLKPLEFYFKLAPVVAEVRQGHLRLVPPEKKLTKKEIKKLKEQKGLLGRLSYYVENDKLYVKDNPEKVANIKNGSEIIAINYLEIEKLLKKYEPLITSDGYNTTYQKYSMARRFPTFFTIEYGIMDSVKIDLKSENTLYKKIVTREKKSKEDKKKEKTDKKPTEEKKTKDYNPVTKSFNRNLKFLEKDSSVAYIKIKTFSGTYSQKFYRETFREIKKAKSKYLILDIRDNLGGSLAEITNLYSYLAKEKFRFINDLEVANRTSITHADYFSHFPNYLKPIAAIGYLQSKLTSLLMVRHKNDKYYLKSQNIFTPKKPKKDAFEGEIYVLINGSSFSASSVISAKLKNDKRAIIIGEETGGANDGTVAGIYSTQKLPYSKLKLPIGLFLVQPNIEFNHTMKGVTPDVEIKPTFQQILERKDVELEWILKDIQNKKTSLQ; encoded by the coding sequence ATGAAAAAAATTGCATTCCTCCTCTTTATTTTAACTCTAAATTCTTGTATTTCAGTAAAAAAGTACAATGAACGCCTAGAAACACCCATTTCAAGCGAAAAGCTAAAACAAGACATAGATTACACCTATTTAAAACTTCAAAAACTTCACCCTACTCTATATAGTTATATACCCAAAGAGAAATTAGATTATAAATTTGATAGTCTTAAAAACACGATTCGAGAACCATTAAAGCCTTTAGAGTTTTATTTTAAACTTGCACCGGTTGTTGCTGAAGTGAGACAAGGTCATTTAAGATTGGTTCCGCCAGAGAAAAAACTTACCAAGAAGGAAATTAAAAAACTCAAAGAACAAAAAGGACTTCTGGGAAGGTTATCTTATTATGTAGAAAACGACAAACTTTATGTAAAGGACAACCCAGAAAAAGTAGCCAATATCAAAAACGGTTCAGAAATTATTGCCATTAACTATTTAGAAATAGAAAAACTGCTTAAAAAATACGAACCCCTCATCACAAGTGATGGTTATAACACCACCTATCAAAAATATTCGATGGCAAGAAGATTTCCTACTTTTTTCACTATAGAATATGGAATTATGGATAGTGTGAAAATAGATTTAAAATCCGAAAATACCCTTTACAAAAAAATAGTTACCCGAGAAAAAAAATCAAAAGAAGATAAAAAGAAGGAAAAAACCGATAAAAAACCTACAGAAGAAAAGAAAACCAAAGACTACAATCCCGTGACCAAGAGTTTCAATAGAAATTTGAAATTTTTAGAAAAAGACAGCAGTGTAGCATACATCAAAATCAAAACATTCTCAGGAACTTATTCTCAAAAATTTTACCGAGAAACTTTTCGAGAAATAAAAAAAGCGAAATCTAAATACCTCATCTTAGACATCAGAGATAATTTGGGTGGTTCTCTTGCCGAAATCACAAATTTATACAGCTATTTAGCAAAAGAGAAGTTCAGATTCATCAATGATTTAGAGGTAGCCAATAGAACTTCCATTACTCATGCTGATTATTTCTCACACTTTCCAAATTATCTGAAACCGATTGCTGCAATAGGATATTTACAATCTAAATTAACCAGTTTATTGATGGTTCGTCATAAAAACGATAAATATTATTTAAAATCTCAGAACATTTTTACCCCGAAAAAGCCTAAAAAAGATGCTTTCGAAGGGGAAATTTATGTTCTCATCAACGGAAGCAGTTTTTCTGCATCTTCTGTAATTTCTGCAAAATTAAAAAACGACAAGCGCGCAATAATTATAGGAGAAGAAACTGGCGGCGCTAATGATGGAACAGTTGCTGGAATATACAGTACTCAAAAACTGCCCTATTCTAAACTAAAATTGCCGATTGGTTTGTTTTTGGTTCAGCCCAATATAGAATTCAATCATACCATGAAAGGAGTTACTCCAGATGTAGAAATAAAACCTACTTTTCAACAAATTCTGGAACGAAAAGATGTAGAATTAGAATGGATTCTAAAAGATATTCAAAACAAAAAAACTTCTCTGCAATAG
- the katG gene encoding catalase/peroxidase HPI produces MSTSEQGKCPFPHHELPKENNPHHGGTSSGKCPVMHGANTGSDQSVMSWWPKALNLDILHQHDKKTNPLGEEFNYAEEFKKLDLEAVKTDLKNLMTDSQDWWPADWGHYGGLMIRMAWHSAGTYRVADGRGGANTGNQRFAPLNSWPDNGNLDKARRLLWPIKKKYGNKLSWADLMILAGNMAYETMGFKTFGFAGGREDIWHPEKDIYWGSEKEWLAPSGSEGSRYSGERDLENPLAAVMMGLIYVNPEGVDGNPDPLKTARDMRITFKRMAMNDEETVALTAGGHTVGKAHGNGDASTLGPAPEGAEIENQGFGWMNPKGGGGNTVTSGVEGAWTTHPTRFDNEYFDLLLKYDWQLTKSPAGAWQYEPVNIAEEDKPVDAHNPNVRRNPMMTDADMALKVDPEYRKISEKFHQDPAYFQEVFARAWFKLTHRDLGPKSRYLGADVPAEDLIWQDPIPTVDYTLSDAEIEELKTKLLNSGLTRTELINTAWDSARTFRGSDFRGGANGARIRLEPMKNWEGNEPARLEKVLNKLTEIQSTLDKKVSIADLIVLGGSAAVEQAAKDAGFDVKVPFAAGRGDATQEQTDVESFEELEPLHDAYRNWQKKDYVVTPEELMLDKTQLLGLTAAEMTVLIGGMRVLGTNYGGTQHGVFTDKVGVLTNDFFVNLTDMNFKWEPVAENLYNIVDRKSGATKFTATRVDLVFGSNSILRSYAEVYAQDDNKEKFVNDFIKVWTKVMNADRFDLK; encoded by the coding sequence ATGAGTACATCAGAGCAAGGGAAATGTCCATTTCCACATCATGAATTACCAAAAGAAAACAACCCTCATCATGGAGGAACTAGTTCAGGAAAATGCCCTGTAATGCATGGCGCAAATACAGGCAGTGATCAATCAGTAATGAGTTGGTGGCCGAAAGCTTTAAATCTTGATATTCTTCATCAGCATGACAAAAAAACAAATCCTCTGGGAGAAGAATTCAACTATGCAGAAGAATTTAAAAAATTAGATTTAGAAGCAGTAAAAACTGATTTAAAAAATTTAATGACAGATAGCCAAGACTGGTGGCCTGCAGACTGGGGGCACTATGGCGGTTTAATGATTAGAATGGCGTGGCATTCTGCTGGTACATATAGAGTTGCAGACGGAAGAGGTGGAGCAAATACAGGAAACCAACGTTTTGCACCGCTTAATTCATGGCCGGATAATGGAAACTTAGACAAAGCGAGAAGGTTGCTTTGGCCAATCAAGAAAAAATATGGAAACAAACTTTCTTGGGCAGACCTTATGATTTTGGCGGGTAACATGGCTTATGAAACTATGGGTTTCAAAACTTTCGGTTTTGCAGGTGGTAGAGAAGATATTTGGCACCCAGAAAAAGATATTTATTGGGGAAGCGAAAAAGAATGGTTAGCGCCATCAGGTAGCGAAGGTAGCCGTTATTCTGGAGAAAGAGATTTAGAAAATCCTTTAGCAGCAGTAATGATGGGATTAATTTATGTAAATCCTGAAGGGGTAGATGGTAATCCAGATCCATTGAAAACTGCTAGAGATATGCGTATTACATTCAAGAGAATGGCAATGAATGACGAGGAGACTGTAGCACTTACAGCAGGTGGTCACACTGTAGGAAAAGCTCACGGAAACGGAGATGCATCTACATTAGGCCCAGCTCCAGAAGGGGCAGAAATAGAAAATCAAGGTTTTGGTTGGATGAATCCTAAAGGCGGTGGTGGTAATACAGTAACTTCTGGCGTTGAAGGAGCTTGGACTACTCATCCTACAAGATTTGACAATGAATATTTTGATTTACTATTAAAATATGATTGGCAATTAACCAAAAGCCCTGCTGGAGCTTGGCAATATGAACCAGTAAACATTGCTGAGGAAGATAAACCAGTAGATGCGCATAATCCTAATGTTCGTAGAAATCCTATGATGACAGATGCGGATATGGCGCTAAAAGTAGACCCTGAATACAGAAAAATTTCTGAGAAATTTCACCAAGATCCAGCGTATTTCCAAGAAGTATTTGCAAGAGCTTGGTTTAAATTAACCCACAGAGATTTAGGCCCTAAATCTAGATACCTAGGAGCAGATGTTCCTGCCGAAGATTTAATTTGGCAAGACCCAATTCCTACAGTAGACTATACACTTTCTGATGCTGAAATCGAAGAATTAAAAACTAAACTTCTTAATTCTGGATTAACCAGGACAGAACTCATCAATACAGCTTGGGATTCTGCGAGAACTTTCCGTGGTTCAGATTTCAGAGGTGGAGCAAATGGTGCTAGAATTAGACTAGAGCCTATGAAAAACTGGGAAGGAAACGAACCAGCAAGATTAGAAAAAGTCTTAAATAAACTTACAGAAATTCAGTCTACTTTAGACAAAAAAGTAAGCATTGCAGATTTAATCGTTCTAGGAGGAAGTGCAGCAGTAGAGCAAGCTGCTAAAGATGCAGGTTTTGATGTAAAAGTTCCATTTGCAGCAGGAAGAGGAGATGCTACACAAGAGCAAACAGATGTAGAATCTTTCGAAGAGCTAGAACCATTACATGACGCATACAGAAATTGGCAGAAAAAAGATTACGTAGTAACTCCAGAAGAACTGATGCTAGATAAAACACAATTGCTTGGTCTTACTGCTGCAGAAATGACTGTCTTAATTGGTGGTATGAGAGTTTTAGGAACCAATTACGGAGGAACTCAGCACGGTGTATTTACCGATAAAGTAGGAGTTTTGACTAATGATTTCTTTGTAAATCTTACAGACATGAACTTCAAATGGGAGCCAGTTGCAGAAAATCTATACAATATTGTAGATAGAAAATCTGGCGCTACTAAATTCACTGCAACAAGAGTAGATTTAGTATTTGGCTCTAATTCTATTCTGAGATCTTATGCAGAAGTATATGCGCAAGATGACAACAAAGAGAAATTTGTAAATGATTTCATCAAAGTTTGGACGAAGGTCATGAATGCAGATAGATTTGATTTGAAATAA
- a CDS encoding urocanate hydratase, which translates to MTFQQQIQQGIPRELPQTKTYEPQINHAPKRKEILNEEEKKLALKNALRYFEPKFHAELLPEFRDELEKYGRIYMYRFRPDYEMYARPISEYPGNSLQAKSIMLMIQNNLSYAVAQHPHELITYGGNGAVFQNWAQYLLTMKYLSDMTDEQTLVMYSGHPMGLFPSHKDAPRVVVTNGMVIPNYSKPDDWEKFNALGVSQYGQMTAGSYMYIGPQGIVHGTTITVLNAFRKINKSPKGGLFVTSGLGGMSGAQPKAGNIAGCITVCAEVNPKITKIRHEQKWVDEIHENLDELVARVRKAQENEEVVSLAYLGNVVEVWEKFDQENLKIDIGSDQTSLHNPWAGGYYPVGISFEDSNKMMAEQPELFKEKVQESLRRHAAAINKHTAKGTYFFDYGNAFLLECSRAGADVLSENPTLGREFKYPSYVQDIMGPMCFDYGFGPFRWVCASGKPEDLQKTDEIACEVLEELMKNSPVEIQQQMQDNITWIKGAQENKLVVGSQARILYADAEGRMKIAEAFNKAIKNGEIGPVVLGRDHHDVSGTDSPYRETSNIYDGSRFTADMAIHNVIGDSFRGATWVSIHNGGGVGWGEVINGGFGMLLDGTEDANRRLKSMLFWDVNNGISRRSWARNEGAIFAIKRAMEAEPNLKVTLPNFVDESLFNVKI; encoded by the coding sequence ATGACTTTCCAACAACAGATACAACAAGGAATTCCTAGAGAATTGCCTCAAACAAAAACATACGAACCACAAATTAATCACGCTCCGAAACGTAAAGAAATTCTGAATGAAGAAGAGAAGAAATTAGCGCTCAAGAATGCTTTGCGTTATTTTGAGCCGAAATTTCATGCAGAATTATTACCAGAATTTAGGGATGAATTAGAGAAGTATGGTAGAATTTACATGTATCGTTTTCGTCCAGATTACGAAATGTATGCAAGACCAATTTCAGAATATCCGGGGAATTCTTTACAGGCGAAATCTATCATGCTCATGATTCAAAATAATTTGAGTTATGCAGTTGCGCAACATCCTCATGAACTGATTACTTACGGTGGAAATGGCGCGGTTTTCCAAAATTGGGCGCAATATCTTTTGACGATGAAATATTTGTCAGATATGACAGATGAACAGACTTTGGTGATGTATTCTGGTCATCCTATGGGATTATTTCCAAGTCACAAAGATGCTCCAAGAGTTGTCGTAACCAACGGAATGGTTATTCCTAATTATTCAAAACCTGATGATTGGGAGAAATTTAATGCTTTGGGAGTTTCTCAGTACGGACAAATGACGGCGGGAAGTTATATGTACATTGGTCCACAAGGAATTGTACACGGAACTACAATTACGGTTCTGAATGCTTTTAGAAAAATTAATAAATCGCCAAAAGGTGGACTTTTTGTGACTTCTGGTTTAGGTGGAATGTCTGGAGCTCAACCAAAAGCAGGAAATATTGCAGGTTGTATCACGGTTTGTGCAGAAGTGAATCCTAAAATTACCAAAATTCGTCACGAACAAAAATGGGTAGATGAAATTCATGAAAATTTAGATGAATTAGTTGCTAGAGTAAGAAAAGCACAAGAAAATGAAGAAGTTGTTTCTTTGGCTTATCTCGGAAATGTGGTAGAAGTTTGGGAGAAATTTGATCAAGAAAATCTAAAAATTGATATAGGAAGCGACCAAACTTCGCTTCACAATCCTTGGGCTGGAGGTTATTATCCCGTAGGAATTTCGTTTGAAGATTCTAATAAGATGATGGCAGAGCAACCAGAATTATTCAAGGAAAAAGTACAGGAAAGTTTAAGAAGACACGCTGCTGCTATTAATAAACACACCGCAAAAGGAACGTATTTCTTTGATTATGGAAACGCTTTTCTGCTTGAATGTTCTAGAGCTGGAGCTGATGTTTTGTCGGAAAATCCAACTTTAGGTAGAGAGTTTAAATACCCCTCTTATGTTCAAGATATTATGGGACCGATGTGTTTTGATTATGGATTTGGACCATTCCGATGGGTTTGTGCTTCAGGAAAACCTGAAGATTTACAAAAAACCGATGAAATCGCTTGTGAAGTTTTAGAAGAATTGATGAAAAATTCTCCTGTGGAAATTCAGCAACAAATGCAAGATAACATTACTTGGATAAAAGGAGCGCAAGAAAATAAATTGGTTGTTGGAAGCCAAGCCAGAATTTTGTACGCTGATGCAGAAGGAAGAATGAAAATTGCAGAAGCCTTTAACAAAGCCATCAAAAATGGAGAAATCGGACCTGTAGTTTTAGGAAGAGATCATCACGATGTTTCGGGAACGGATTCACCTTACAGAGAAACTTCTAATATTTATGACGGAAGCCGTTTTACAGCAGATATGGCGATTCATAATGTTATTGGCGACAGTTTCCGAGGTGCAACTTGGGTTTCAATTCACAATGGAGGTGGAGTTGGTTGGGGAGAAGTGATTAATGGCGGTTTCGGGATGCTGCTTGATGGAACCGAAGATGCAAATAGAAGATTAAAATCAATGCTTTTTTGGGATGTAAACAACGGAATTTCACGCAGAAGTTGGGCTAGAAACGAAGGTGCAATTTTCGCCATAAAACGGGCTATGGAAGCAGAACCAAATTTGAAAGTGACTTTGCCGAATTTTGTGGATGAGAGTTTATTTAATGTAAAAATTTAA
- a CDS encoding protein-L-isoaspartate(D-aspartate) O-methyltransferase has protein sequence MQDSFVHKGKRKILVEYLREKIGISDENVLKAMNEVPRHLFLESVFEDFAYEDRAFPIAANQTISHPSTVAEQTELLEVQEKEKILEIGTGCGYQTAVLVTMNAFVYTVERQKDLHDFAQKKLREMHLRPKFQSFGDGFAGLPTFAPFDKILVTCGAEILPVELLKQLKIGGKMVIPMGKTDEQILYRFTKISEKEFEKEEFGAYKFVPMLQDRNK, from the coding sequence ATGCAGGATTCATTTGTACATAAAGGAAAACGTAAAATTTTGGTAGAATATCTACGCGAAAAAATTGGAATTTCAGATGAAAATGTGTTAAAAGCCATGAATGAAGTTCCGCGTCATCTTTTTTTAGAAAGTGTTTTTGAGGATTTTGCTTATGAAGACAGAGCATTTCCTATTGCGGCCAATCAAACCATTTCGCATCCTTCTACAGTTGCCGAACAAACCGAATTGTTAGAAGTTCAGGAAAAGGAAAAAATTCTGGAAATTGGTACAGGTTGCGGTTATCAAACAGCGGTTTTGGTAACCATGAATGCATTTGTTTACACTGTAGAAAGACAAAAAGATTTACACGATTTTGCACAAAAAAAATTGCGTGAAATGCATCTTCGTCCGAAATTTCAAAGTTTTGGAGATGGATTTGCAGGTTTGCCCACTTTTGCGCCTTTTGATAAAATTTTGGTGACTTGTGGAGCAGAAATTCTTCCAGTAGAACTGTTGAAACAACTCAAAATAGGAGGGAAAATGGTGATTCCTATGGGAAAAACAGACGAACAAATTCTCTATAGATTTACCAAAATTTCTGAAAAAGAATTTGAAAAAGAAGAATTCGGAGCTTATAAATTCGTGCCGATGTTGCAGGATAGAAATAAATAA
- a CDS encoding TonB-dependent receptor — MYKKLITSLFLLVTTVVLAQVGSVTISVFDEFSKKPLSATVSIQGGKDEIFIGNGSILIPEIPTGNYNFRISAEGYDDGFLNDINVVPNQNLTFSIGLNKVATQIKEVTITKKVYKTTAESPVSLRNITSEEVQKNAGSNRDVSKAILSFPGVGSTATFRNDLFIRGGSSAENKFYIDGIEVPVINHFQTQGASGGPRGIITVDFIKDVDFYSGAFPAKRNGVLSSLFEFNLKQARKDKLGYKAIVGLDDLQLMMDGPLSKDQSWSGLFSVRKSNLQLLFKGIGLPFLPSYYDATFKVSKKYKSGDELYFIGLGAKDQFDYNFDAKKTLYNLTLIDRLPNSPQWNYTVGAGYRHLVENGNWLFTLSRNMLDNQAIKYYRNIETPDNLLYNYQSREAENKLRIDRNFSWNDYQFSAGTNINFAKYTNDSTVKQVNQNSVDYDVINSELNLVQYGLYLQTAKKFLENKVQISLGARLDASNYSDLTNNPLEQFSPRFSLNYKFAENWAFNFNTGIFYQLPAYTSLGLKLNEILVNENSLKYIRNAHLVGGLEFNGKDNLRITVEGYYKKYKNYPFSLRNQISLANLGGGFGVVGNEPVDSRGFGETYGFEILAQKRTLNNFYGIVAYTFGNSKFSNANGELLPSSWDSKHILSLTTGKYFNRNWNVGARFRLQSGLPETPYDLNRSALVNIWNVANGPVSNFAQLNTLRGNVAHQLDIRAEKKWIFSKWQFTFYMDVVNVYGSKNASNLPVVNLQRDASDNGIVANPNAPQDQQYYLLDVGESDRNMPLPYFGFIFEF; from the coding sequence ATGTATAAAAAATTAATTACCAGTTTATTTTTATTAGTGACCACAGTAGTTTTGGCGCAAGTAGGGAGTGTTACCATTTCTGTTTTTGATGAGTTTTCTAAAAAACCACTTTCGGCTACAGTTTCTATTCAAGGTGGTAAAGATGAAATTTTTATCGGGAACGGAAGTATTTTAATCCCTGAAATTCCTACAGGAAACTATAATTTTAGAATTTCAGCAGAAGGTTATGATGATGGCTTTCTGAATGACATCAACGTAGTTCCTAATCAGAATCTTACTTTTTCTATCGGGTTGAATAAAGTGGCTACTCAGATTAAAGAGGTAACGATTACCAAAAAAGTTTACAAAACTACTGCAGAATCTCCAGTTTCACTCAGAAATATTACCAGCGAAGAAGTGCAAAAAAATGCTGGTTCTAACCGTGATGTTTCCAAAGCAATTCTAAGTTTCCCAGGAGTGGGAAGTACAGCAACTTTCAGAAATGACCTTTTTATCCGTGGAGGAAGTTCTGCAGAAAATAAATTTTATATCGATGGAATAGAAGTTCCCGTGATTAATCACTTCCAAACGCAAGGCGCAAGTGGCGGGCCAAGAGGAATTATCACCGTAGATTTCATTAAAGATGTAGATTTTTATAGCGGTGCTTTTCCTGCAAAGAGAAATGGCGTTTTGTCTTCGCTTTTTGAATTTAATTTAAAGCAAGCCAGAAAAGATAAACTCGGGTACAAAGCGATTGTAGGTCTTGATGATTTACAATTGATGATGGACGGACCTCTAAGCAAAGACCAATCATGGAGCGGACTATTTTCTGTGAGAAAATCTAATCTTCAGTTGCTTTTCAAAGGAATTGGTTTGCCTTTTTTACCAAGTTATTATGATGCAACCTTTAAAGTTTCGAAAAAATATAAATCTGGTGACGAATTGTATTTCATAGGTTTAGGTGCAAAAGACCAGTTTGATTATAATTTTGATGCTAAAAAAACACTTTATAATCTTACTTTGATAGACAGATTGCCGAATTCGCCACAGTGGAATTATACTGTAGGAGCAGGTTACAGACATTTGGTAGAAAATGGAAACTGGTTATTTACTTTGAGCCGAAATATGCTGGATAACCAAGCGATTAAATATTATAGAAATATAGAAACTCCGGATAATTTATTGTACAATTATCAGTCTAGAGAAGCCGAAAACAAATTGAGAATAGATAGAAATTTCAGTTGGAATGATTACCAGTTCAGCGCAGGAACTAATATTAATTTCGCAAAGTATACCAATGATTCTACCGTGAAACAAGTCAATCAAAATTCGGTAGATTATGATGTAATTAACTCTGAATTAAATCTAGTTCAGTATGGATTATATCTTCAAACTGCGAAGAAATTTCTAGAAAATAAAGTTCAAATTTCACTAGGAGCGAGATTAGATGCAAGCAACTACTCAGATTTAACCAATAATCCTTTAGAGCAGTTCTCTCCGAGATTTTCATTGAATTATAAATTTGCAGAAAATTGGGCGTTTAATTTCAATACAGGAATTTTCTATCAACTTCCAGCTTACACGAGTTTAGGGCTTAAACTGAATGAGATTTTGGTGAATGAAAATTCTTTGAAATACATCAGAAATGCACATTTAGTTGGTGGTCTAGAATTTAATGGAAAAGACAATTTAAGAATTACCGTAGAAGGTTATTATAAAAAATATAAAAACTATCCTTTCTCACTCAGAAATCAGATTTCTCTAGCTAATTTAGGCGGAGGTTTCGGTGTGGTAGGAAACGAACCTGTAGATTCTAGAGGTTTCGGAGAAACCTACGGTTTTGAAATTTTAGCCCAAAAAAGAACTTTGAACAATTTCTACGGAATTGTAGCCTATACTTTCGGAAATTCTAAATTTTCTAATGCTAATGGAGAATTATTGCCTTCTAGTTGGGATTCTAAGCATATCCTTTCTTTAACTACAGGAAAATATTTTAATAGAAATTGGAATGTAGGTGCAAGATTCCGTTTGCAATCTGGTTTACCAGAAACACCTTATGATTTAAACAGAAGTGCTTTGGTTAATATTTGGAACGTTGCCAATGGGCCAGTTTCTAATTTTGCACAATTAAATACTTTGAGAGGAAACGTAGCGCATCAATTAGATATAAGAGCAGAGAAAAAATGGATTTTCAGCAAATGGCAATTCACATTTTATATGGATGTAGTGAATGTATATGGTTCTAAAAACGCCAGCAATTTGCCAGTGGTAAATCTGCAAAGAGATGCTTCGGATAATGGAATTGTTGCCAATCCTAATGCTCCACAAGATCAACAGTATTATTTGTTAGATGTAGGAGAATCTGATCGAAATATGCCACTTCCTTATTTCGGATTTATATTTGAATTCTAA
- a CDS encoding fasciclin domain-containing protein, giving the protein MKNLIKKIGLVLLGTFILSSCSDDDDNYDKNVYNIVANDADFSNLKAAIDKAGLATTLQSSGTFTVFAPSNAAFTAFLQANGFASLDQVPNAVLKEILLNHVLSTEVKAAQVTTGYVSTLAKGGASSSRNLSMYINTSNGVKINGVSNVTKTDIDATNGVIHKVDAVIGLPTIVTHATANPNFTTLVAALTRNDMPNFVSILSGTANSPFTVFAPTNTAFSGLLTELNLSGLSAIPQATLENTLKYHVVAGANVASTDLTNNMTVTTFQGGKFTITTTGGAKITDAKNRVSNIVATDVQCSNGIIHVIDKVILR; this is encoded by the coding sequence ATGAAAAATCTAATTAAAAAAATTGGCCTTGTTCTTTTAGGAACATTTATTTTAAGTTCATGTTCAGATGATGATGATAATTATGACAAAAATGTATATAACATTGTTGCAAATGATGCAGATTTCTCTAATTTAAAAGCTGCTATAGACAAGGCAGGCTTAGCAACGACTTTACAATCTAGCGGAACTTTTACTGTTTTTGCGCCTTCTAACGCTGCTTTCACTGCTTTTCTTCAAGCAAATGGTTTTGCATCATTAGATCAAGTTCCAAATGCTGTCTTGAAAGAGATTTTATTAAACCACGTACTTTCTACAGAAGTAAAAGCAGCCCAAGTTACTACAGGTTATGTTTCTACTTTGGCAAAAGGTGGTGCTTCTAGTTCTAGAAATTTAAGTATGTACATTAACACTTCTAACGGTGTTAAAATCAATGGTGTTTCAAACGTTACAAAAACCGATATTGATGCAACCAATGGCGTTATTCACAAAGTAGATGCGGTAATTGGTTTGCCAACTATCGTAACTCATGCTACTGCAAATCCTAATTTCACCACTTTAGTTGCCGCTTTAACCAGAAATGATATGCCGAATTTTGTAAGCATTCTAAGCGGAACAGCTAATTCACCATTCACCGTTTTTGCTCCTACCAACACTGCATTTTCTGGATTGTTGACTGAGCTTAATCTTTCTGGATTGAGTGCTATTCCACAAGCTACTTTAGAAAATACTTTGAAATATCACGTAGTAGCAGGTGCTAATGTAGCTTCTACAGATTTAACCAATAATATGACCGTTACTACCTTCCAAGGTGGAAAATTTACCATAACCACAACTGGTGGTGCAAAAATTACCGATGCCAAAAATAGAGTTTCTAATATTGTGGCTACGGATGTACAATGCTCTAATGGAATTATTCATGTGATTGACAAGGTCATTCTTCGATAA